The following coding sequences lie in one Xyrauchen texanus isolate HMW12.3.18 chromosome 25, RBS_HiC_50CHRs, whole genome shotgun sequence genomic window:
- the pdyn gene encoding proenkephalin-B, whose product MMEWYVLVLTLSLPTLSRADCSARCLRCAQQISDLNPAVSHLTCTLECEGAVPSTSTLKRCEKALQDLSNELADLNVDVDGERSALKTEELQEPAASNLVKRYGGFIKRIDKNKNKLFASPWKENAVLKGFFAKKYGEPLSKLGERDVPSMTEEDEGDDITDENEAGVYDDDLPLNEVKRYGGFLRKFGPKKRDFVGENSGQLLQKRYGGFMRRIRPKLRWDNQKQYGGFLRRQFKMSVRSDEEPSSYEDYSL is encoded by the exons ATGATGGAGTGGTATGTTTTGGTGTTGACGCTGAGCTTGCCAACCTTGAGTCGGGCAGATTGCTCAGCGCGGTGTCTGAGATGCGCGCAACAGATCTCCGATCTGAACCCTGCAGTCAGCCACTTG ACTTGTACCTTAGAATGTGAAGGAGCCGTCCCATCTACTAGTACACTAAAAAGATGTGAGAAGGCTCTACAGGACCTTTCAAATGAATTAGCGGACCTCAACGTCGATGTTGACGGAGAACGAAGCGCGTTAAAGACGGAGGAGCTCCAAGAGCCGGCGGCATCAAACCTGGTCAAACGATACGGGGGATTCATAAAGAGGatcgataaaaataaaaataaattattcgcCTCGCCCTGGAAGGAGAACGCCGTACTAAAAGGATTCTTCGCGAAGAAATACGGAGAACCGCTCTCGAAACTGGGCGAGCGAGACGTCCCGTCGATGACGGAAGAGGATGAGGGGGACGATATTACGGATGAAAATGAAGCGGGAGTTTACGATGACGACCTTCCTTTAAACGAAGTCAAACGTTACGGAGGTTTCCTCCGTAAATTCGGCCCAAAGAAACGCGACTTCGTGGGTGAAAACAGCGGGCAATTGTTGCAGAAAAGATACGGTGGTTTCATGCGAAGAATTCGCCCGAAGTTGAGGTGGGACAACCAGAAGCAATATGGCGGCTTTTTACGTCGTCAATTTAAAATGTCAGTGCGCTCTGACGAAGAACCCTCATCATACGAGGACTACAGTTTATAG
- the stk35 gene encoding serine/threonine-protein kinase 35, with protein MELRKATQGRITSLQRGCKRAKPPIANLRLDVSKVLRPLPVENNDDDEDEPMEEEQCFSTGFLNNANLLPATLFKAPRYSLIREVGRGSYGVVYEAIARRSGARVAVKKLRCDAPEKVELALAEFWALASLVKKHENVVQLEECVLQRNGMAQKMSHGNKRSKQYLRLVETSLKGERILGYPEAPCYLWFVMEFCDGGDLNQYILSRRPDPQTNRSFMMQLTSAVAFLHKNNIVHRDLKPDNILISQKSGSPVIKVADFGLSKVCAGLSCMEDEGDDQANKIVNVNKFWLSSACGSDFYMAPEVWEGHYTAKADIFALGIIIWAMIERITFIDAESKRELLGTYIRQGNEIVPVGEALLENPKMVLHIPQKTRSIMSEGVKRLLLDMLAVNPQDRPDAFQLEVRMDQVTYAA; from the exons ATGGAACTGCGCAAAGCGACACAGGGGAGAATAACAAGCCTCCAGCGGGGCTGCAAGAGAGCCAAACCGCCCATCGCGAATCTGAGGTTGGATGTTAGTAAAGTTCTGCGCCCGCTGCCTGTGGAGAACaacgatgatgatgaagatgagccCATGGAGGAAGAACAATGTTTCTCCACGGGCTTCCTCAACAACGCCAACCTCTTACCAGCGACGCTCTTCAAGGCGCCCCGGTACAGTTTGATACGGGAGGTGGGTCGCGGGAGCTACGGCGTGGTGTACGAGGCCATCGCCCGCAGGTCAGGCGCCCGGGTGGCCGTGAAAAAGCTCCGCTGCGACGCGCCCGAGAAAGTCGAACTGGCGCTGGCGGAGTTCTGGGCCCTGGCGAGCCTGGTGAAGAAACACGAAAATGTGGTGCAACTCGAGGAATGTGTGCTGCAAAGAAACGGAATGGCGCAGAAAATGAGCCACGGGAACAAGCGATCCAAACAGTATTTAAGATTAGTGGAAACTTCTTTGAAAG GTGAGCGTATCTTGGGTTACCCAGAGGCACCGTGTTATCTTTGGTTTGTAATGGAGTTCTGTGATGGTGGAGACCTTAACCAGTACATCCTCTCTCGGCGACCTGACCCACAGACCAACCGGAGTTTTATGATGCAGTTGACCAGCGCTGTAGCCTTCCTACATAAGAACAACATCGTCCACCGGGACCTAAAACCAGACAACATTCTCATCTCACAGAAATCAGGGAGTCCCGTAATCAAGGTCGCTGACTTTGGCCTCAGCAAGGTGTGCGCGGGACTGAGCTGCATGGAGGACGAAGGCGACGACCAGGCAAACAAGATTGTGAACGTTAACAAATTCTGGCTTTCGTCAGCATGCGGCTCTGACTTCTACATGGCTCCTGAGGTTTGGGAGGGCCACTACACTGCCAAGGCGGACATTTTTGCACTCGGGATCATAATCTGGGCCATGATCGAAAGGATCACGTTTATCGACGCTGAGTCCAAGCGAGAACTCCTCGGCACGTACATTCGTCAGGGAAACGAGATTGTCCCAGTTGGCGAAGCCTTGTTGGAGAATCCGAAGATGGTCCTGCACATCCCGCAGAAGACCCGTAGCATCATGTCAGAGGGCGTAAAGCGACTTCTGCTGGACATGCTAGCAGTAAACCCACAGGACCGGCCCGACGCATTTCAGTTGGAAGTTAGAATGGACCAAGTGACATATGCGGCGTAA